A section of the Fusarium falciforme chromosome 8, complete sequence genome encodes:
- a CDS encoding GATase domain-containing protein — translation MTLYFARKPRVLLLLFLLVTSTALFYTIAYRDTRKMGSAAPLRLAILEADTPQPQTRDRYGGYTGVFTALLNAAANSLKPPQKLDEIVTIKGYDVVNELHSYPALEDIDAILITGSRHTAFDNDPWIVKLVEYTKKAIETDRVRVVGICFGHQIIGRAAGAKLGRSDKGWEIAVTEVDLTAKGKEVFGLDKMRIHQMHRDIVFEFPPNSIPLGSNAICEVQAFYSPGRYISVQGHPEFTDEIISEILFNRHTVGIFSDELYADAMKRAPIPHDGVAIARAFLKFMREG, via the exons ATGACTCTGTATTTCGCGCGGAAACCTCgtgttctcctcctcctcttccttcttgtaACCTCAACCgctcttttttatactattGCCTACCGTGACACCCGCAAGATGGGATCCGCCGCTCCTTTGCGCCTCGCCATTCTCGAGGCCGACACGCCGCAGCCGCAGACTCGCGATCGCTATGGCGGATATACGGGTGTCTTTACGGCACTGCTAAACGCGGCTGCCAATTCGCTCAAGCCGCCTCAGAAGCTGGACGAGATTGTGACGATCAAGGGATACGACGTTGTCAACGAACTCCACTCGTACCCTGCGCTCGAGGACATTgacgccatcctcatcaccggTTCCAGGCATACGGCGTTTGACAATGACCCATGGATCGTCAAGCTCGTCGAGTACACGAAAAAGGCCATCGAGACGGACCGTGTGCGCGTCGTGGGTATCTGCTTCGGCCACCAGATCATCGGCCGCGCTGCTGGCGCCAAGCTCGGACGGAGCGACAAGGGCTGGGAGATTGCCGTGACAGAGGTCGATCTGacggccaagggcaaggaggtcTTTGGGTTGGACAAGATG CGCATCCACCAGATGCACCGCGACATCGTCTTCGAATTCCCCCCCAACTCGATCCCCCTCGGCTCCAATGCTATCTGCGAAGTTCAGGCCTTCTACTCCCCCGGCCGATACATCAGCGTGCAGGGCCACCCCGAGTTCACAGACGAGATCATCTCCGAGATACTATTCAACCGGCACACGGTCGGAATCTTCAGTGACGAGCTGTACGCCGACGCCATGAAGAGGGCGCCCATCCCGCACGACGGCGTGGCCATTGCCCGCGCGTTTCTCAAGTTCATGAGGGAGGGGTGA
- a CDS encoding DHHA2 domain-containing protein, with product MPILLQPSVVTMTSRLSLSAFLARARTALTAPAAQRKGPLTFVVGNESADLDSLCSAVVYAYIRSHTPPHTLHIPLSNLPRDDLALRSEMNAVLKHAGLNLTDLLTLSELPDLKPEETRWLLVDHNSLTGPLAKYSGQVFGCVDHHADEGAVPKDADPRVIEPCGSCMSLVVDESRKVWEELCRDVGEDEKLAKIGLAAILSDTNNLTSKEKVREKDTKAVPFLESHLHSSFSQKAYFSEISAVKEDISHLSFRDIFRKDYKEWDGSGLKLGISCVVQNLDYLVNKAGDPQTLLRDFEAWARERKLDVASIMTTSHPDGEFQRHLLVWGLSDGGRGAVERFVKDGDKLKLETWKGGELDDGKTRFAWRQRELAASRKQVAPLLREALEKS from the exons ATGCCCATCTTACTTCAACCTTCAGTCGTGACTATGACGTCGAGACTATCCCTCAGTGCCTTTCTTGCTAGGGCGAGGACTGCCCTCACGGCTCCGGCTGCGCAAAGAAAAGGACCTCTAACTTTTGTCGTGGGAAATGAATCTGCCG ACCTTGACTCCCTTTGCTCAGCGGTGGTCTACGCCTACATCCGCTCTCATACCCCTCCTCACACCCTTCACATCCCCCTCTCTAACCTGCCCCGCGATGATCTCGCCCTGCGCTCCGAGATGAACGCCGTGCTCAAGCACGCCGGCCTGAACCTCACGGATCTTCTTACTCTTTCTGAGTTGCCTGACCTCAAGCCCGAGGAGACCCGCTGGTTGCTCGTGGACCACAACTCCCTCACCGGTCCGTTGGCAAAGTACTCCGGACAAGTGTTTGGATGCGTCGATCACCACGCCGACGAGGGCGCTGTGCCGAAAGATGCTGATCCAAGGGTAATTGAGCCTTGTGGAAGCTGCATGAGTTTAGTCGTGGACGAGAGCCGCAAAGTCTGGGAAGAACTGTGTCGCGACGTCGGCGAGGACGAAAAGCTCGCCAAGATCGGTCTAGCAGCCATCCTCTCGGATACAAATAACCTAACCTCGAAAGAAAAGGTTCGCGAAAAGGACACAAAAGCAGTTCCCTTCCTCGAATCACATCTCCACTCCTCCTTCAGCCAGAAAGCCTACTTTAGCGAAATCTccgccgtcaaggaggaCATTTCGCACCTCAGCTTCCGCGACATCTTCCGCAAGGACTACAAAGAGTGGGACGGCTCAGGCCTCAAGCTCGGCATAAGCTGCGTGGTCCAGAACCTCGACTACCTAGTCAACAAGGCCGGCGACCCTCAAACCCTGCTGCGCGACTTTGAGGCATGGGCGCGTGAGCGCAAGCTCGATGTCGCGAGCATCATGACCACGTCGCACCCGGATGGCGAGTTCCAGCGTCACCTGCTCGTGTGGGGATTGAGCGACGGGGGCCGCGGGGCGGTAGAGCGGTTTGTGAAGGATGGAGACAAGCTGAAGCTGGAGACGTGGAAGGGAGGTGAGTTGGATGATGGCAAGACGAGGTTTGCGTGGAGGCAGAGGGAACTGGCTGCAAGTCGGAAGCAGGTTGCGCCGTTGTTGAGGGAAGCTCTAGAAAAGAGCTGA
- a CDS encoding ATPase synthesis protein 25, mitochondrial, whose amino-acid sequence MITRPVAAALSCRQCQSAILRAVVSTSTASSLRTLPQRQARQLPILTRRFFSEDKKIEPKGERVAEVLTTPDNAPETNDTAESDDVPWFLEVEPPRHPESQHKVELPKIPEDAPEVIGPMIKYIFEDMGLDDISLLDLRDLDPPAALGPNLIMLFGTARSERHLHISSGRFVRWLRKNHDISARADGLIGPGELRTKLRRLRKKAKLLGTNTAIIPGGDNGISTGWVCVHFSSNGDNINEAASFDDSGRFSGFGAPQTGTTVVIQCMTEARRGELDLETLWQGVLKKNLQENKKARGEKFADAEELNKVLASKIQLPSSASALQWQAMQKASQQHRSYSTSARRLSPSLQQKQPASDLLNEVAEVAEEPVVLDLAQVQKHIQDIQLIGTPMTQEMLYNLIKGAMMTPSPNNAAKDRLSLVDQILLTAEERGMEIWNDEMFVTLIEAGLLSPCYGPEIQRAQKNLEYLMKQKGCQFDGDQILRLMNAYAYQKDWDRFWDAFRMPPRFKMARESQHYELAYRAMALTSSQKMCIAALRWVYPEMMSQDPPILLVSPLYESLKACLMVADPGALTWIHNQSSTKIDHLRPVQRRRLDNREFLKVLREVESIRAEMARAGLVQSQSDALHQ is encoded by the coding sequence ATGATTACCCGCCCCGTGGCTGCGGCATTGAGTTGCCGCCAATGCCAATCCGCCATCCTCCGCGCCGTTGTCTCGACGTCGACAGCCAGCTCTTTGCGCACTCTTCCACAGCGACAGGCACGACAGCTTCCGATCTTGACGAGGAGATTCTTTTCAGAAGATAAAAAGATCGAGCCAAAGGGTGAAAGAGTCGCCGAGGTCTTGACCACTCCCGATAATGCTCCCGAGACGAACGACACAGCCGAATCCGACGATGTGCCCTGGTTCCTCGAGGTTGAACCGCCTCGGCATCCCGAGAGTCAACACAAGGTCGAGCTACCCAAGATTCCCGAAGATGCGCCCGAAGTCATCGGCCCCATGATAAAGTACATCTTTGAGGATATGGGTCTGGATGATATTTCACTCTTGGATTTACGAGATCTCGATCCACCCGCTGCTCTTGGTCCCAACTTGATCATGCTTTTTGGGACTGCTCGTAGTGAGCGACACCTTCACATTTCCTCGGGACGATTTGTGCGATGGCTGCGGAAGAACCACGACATTTCTGCAAGGGCGGATGGCCTGATTGGGCCTGGCGAGCTACGAACCAAGCTCCGCCGACTTCGAAAGAAGGCCAAGTTGCTAGGAACCAACACTGCCATCATTCCTGGCGGAGACAACGGCATTTCGACGGGCTGGGTTTGTGTGCACTTTTCCTCCAATGGCGACAACATCAACGAGGCGGCTAGTTTTGATGACAGCGGACGTTTCTCTGGTTTCGGCGCCCCTCAAACAGGAACCACAGTTGTGATCCAGTGCATGACCGAAGCTCGGCGGGGAGAGCTCGACCTTGAGACCCTATGGCAGGGTGTCTTGAAGAAGAACTTGCAAGAAAACAAGAAGGCCAGAGGTGAGAAGTTTGCGGATGCAGAGGAGTTGAACAAAGTCCTGGCCTCCAAGATACAACTTCCTAGCAGTGCGTCTGCCCTCCAATGGCAAGCCATGCAAAAGGCATCCCAGCAACATCGCAGCTATTCCACGAGTGCACGACGACTCTCTCCTTCGCTGCAACAAAAACAGCCAGCATCCGATCTTCTGAACGAGGTGGCAGAAGTCGCTGAGGAGCCAGTGGTCCTTGATTTGGCCCAGGTTCAAAAGCATATTCAAGATATCCAGCTTATAGGGACTCCGATGACTCAGGAAATGCTGTACAATCTCATCAAGGGGGCCATGATGACGCCGTCCCCGAACAACGCCGCCAAGGACCGATTGTCCCTCGTTGATCAGATTCTCCTGACTGCCGAGGAGCGTGGTATGGAGATTTGGAATGATGAAATGTTTGTCACACTCATCGAGGCTGGTCTTCTTTCGCCATGCTATGGTCCGGAGATCCAACGGGCGCAGAAGAATCTCGAGTATCTGATGAAGCAAAAGGGATGCCAGTTTGACGGAGACCAGATTCTTCGACTGATGAACGCCTATGCATACCAAAAAGACTGGGACCGATTCTGGGACGCTTTCCGCATGCCGCCTAGGTTCAAAATGGCCAGGGAATCGCAACACTACGAACTAGCCTACCGAGCCATGGCCCTGACGTCAAGCCAAAAGATGTGCATTGCCGCCTTGCGCTGGGTGTATCCGGAGATGATGAGCCAAGATCCTCCTATACTTCTCGTCAGCCCCCTCTACGAGTCGCTCAAGGCGTGTCTCATGGTTGCGGACCCAGGTGCGCTAACTTGGATACACAACCAGAGCAGCACCAAGATCGACCATCTTCGGCCTGTCCAGCGCCGTAGGCTTGACAATAGAGAGTTCCTCAAGGTGCTGCGGGAGGTGGAATCAATCCGGGCTGAGATGGCGAGGGCTGGCCTTGTTCAATCACAGTCTGATGCGTTGCACCAATGA
- a CDS encoding DNA-directed RNA polymerase, with product MLARQIRRAIASQRAAPTRPIGLSSLQTTSLRRCVVTQQYQPRKRRGSESNHATIHGRSLATAVDDFKFGNSPYGDLNQLAGSGLQPFQTSPTEVRPLDPSSFLTLPEPASRRPFGKMNVKGIPSEAEEMLPVFDACINVGRLERAALILKRMNVTGVLPGEHRIMLHNQYLRASLDQMRMNPDRKQAEQLHKWYELQIRNQDMPQTAETIACMLKASLLSERGTRLERLINRYMSMAPGEAGLRVLSMADILTDQDLGIITEICPTYSFAPESEDSDYVTMVSEDQDFAAEEGLEEELDAQQVESFPEVRPTPQRGDGLQTLKSALSLMHELQDVDISKLSVEEQQEFQVRLERDSIDAAIEKWRNAKKKMDKMGINTSLNVKSDDFNVGDTLHNWLTQMEKRLRQEISKVEESEERASKTEEDLERCVYGPILRAANPTRLAAVSILAVLNSGAVMGLDKGVTMIRLVNDVAKVAQEDIRAQVADNAAKERRRLRKVKYTANPDEQVETSEKAIIADAHEPIPEIDDDSDARKVWSTAIRIRIGSILVKSLMETAEVNVVKQNRLTKEKISQVQPAFSHMHAMRKGKKIGVLALNPFLVEQFKREPVGDFLAKHLPMIAEPRPWKSMHTGGFLQSKVSLVRVKSGDDEQKLYTKAAIQRGDMDQVFKGLDVLGKTPWRINDKLLDVMVEAWNTGDEIANIPALNPVLEAPPEPETPDPLVRRTWMRALKSVENTRSALHSQRCYMNLQLEIARAFRKQVIYFPHNVDYRGRAYPLPTYLNHMGADHMRSLLKFANGKELGETGLRWLKIHMANVYGFDKASFDEREAFATDNLDKIIESATNPLHGSRWWLKGEDPWQCLAACFELKAAHDLPDPTKFVSNLPVHQDGTCNGLQHYAALGGDTWGAQQVNLMPGSRPADVYSAVANLVRESIGKEAEKKEPLGEICKDKITRKVVKQTVMTNVYGVTFEGAKKQVARQIDALYPDLHKETGIPHLVVATYIAKHIFMALATMFRGAHDIQYWLGECGGRVCRALTPAQLDQIAEEYQNPSDKPKAKKAAKNQLEELTAQFRSTVVWTTPLRMPVAQPYRKSTMKEIRTCLQSISYPAFDQTDPVNRRKQLQGFPPNFIHSLDASHMLLSALKCDELGLNFAAVHDSFWTHAADVDVMNTVLRDAFIRIHEEDVVGRLATEFKARYRGALYLANIDADSPVAKKIKELRKNGRMNYKEELLLEHKRNTLLLSGNPWDVEAARKIVTPASVYEEMAAAEVDVEIQKETQEIGGLGDIPEGEVSALDEATEELEVSTLGNNFAQALMDNLSTTAFEHQIVTPKKHTTQTVKKVIPVWLPLKFPELPQKGDFDVAQLRDSKYFFS from the exons ATGCTCGCCCGACAGATTCGGAGGGCGATTGCCTCCCAGCGGGCTGCTCCAACACGACCAATTGGACTGTCATCGCTCCAAACGACCAGCCTTAGAAGATGCGTCGTCACGCAACAATACCAGCCCCGAAAGCGCCGAGGATCAGAGTCCAACCATGCGACCATCCACGGCAGGAGTCTTGCCACGGCTGTCGACGACTTCAAGTTTGGCAATTCCCCTTATGGCGACCTCAACCAGCTCGCTGGCTCGGGCCTGCAACCCTTCCAGACATCACCTACCGAAGTCCGCCCTCTCGACCCCTCATCGTTTTTGACCCTCCCGGAGCCAGCCAGTCGCCGACCATTTGGCAAGATGAACGTCAAAGGCATCCCTTCTGAAGCTGAGGAGATGCTACCCGTCTTTGATGCCTGTATCAATGTGGGCAGACTTGAGAGAGCTGCTCTCATCCTGAAGCGGATGAACGTGACCGGTGTCTTGCCAGGTGAACATCGAATTATGCTCCACAACCAGTACCTTCGCGCATCCCTCGACCAAATGCGAATGAATCCCGATCGAAAACAAGCCGAACAACTCCACAAATGGTACGAGCTCCAGATACGCAATCAGGATATGCCGCAGACCGCCGAGACTATCGCCTGTATGCTCAAGGCTTCACTTCTTTCCGAACGGGGAACAAGACTCGAACGCCTCATCAACCGATACATGAGCATGGCTCCAGGCGAAGCTGGTCTACGCGTGCTGAGCATGGCCGACATCCTCACCGACCAAGATCTGggcatcatcaccgagaTATGTCCTACTTACAGCTTCGCTCCTGAATCTGAGGACAGTGACTATGTGACCATGGTATCCGAGGACCAGGACTTTGCAGCAGAGGAGGGTCTCGAAGAGGAGTTGGACGCACAACAGGTCGAGTCCTTCCCTGAGGTCAGACCTACTCCTCAGCGAGGAGACGGTCTGCAAACTCTCAAAAGCGCCCTCTCCCTCATGCATGAACTCCAAGATGTCGATATCTCCAAGCTGTCGGTTGAGGAGCAGCAAGAGTTTCAAGTGCGTCTGGAGCGAGATTCCATCGACGCTGCAATCGAGAAGTGGCGAaatgccaagaagaagatggacaaGATGGGCATCAACACTTCTCTCAACGTCAAGAGTGACGACTTCAATGTTGGCGACACCCTACACAATTGGCTGACACAAATGGAGAAGCGATTGAGGCAGGAGATTAGCAAAGTTGAAGAGTCGGAGGAGAGAGCATCCAAGACGGAGGAAGACTTGGAACGCTGCGTTTACGGTCCCATCCTTCGCGCGGCCAACCCTACTCGACTGGCTGCGGTCTCCATTCTTGCTGTGCTCAACAGTGGTGCAGTGATGGGCTTGGATAAGGGTGTCACCATGATCCGCCTTGTGAACGATGTTGCAAAGGTGGCCCAGGAAGACATCCGAGCTCAGGTTGCCGATAACGCTGCAAAGGAACGTCGACGTCTGCGTAAAGTCAAGTATACCGCAAACCCCGACGAGCAGGTTGAGACGAGCGAGAAAGCCATCATCGCCGATGCCCACGAACCAATCCCAGAGATTGATGATGACAGCGACGCGAGAAAGGTGTGGTCGACAGCGATCAGGATTCGGATCGGATCTATTCTCGTCAAGTCCTTGATGGAGACTGCCGAGGTCAACGTGGTCAAGCAGAACCGGTTGACTAAGGAGAAGATTAGTCAAGTCCAGCCTGCCTTTTCACATATGCACGCGATGCGAAAGGGCAAAAAGATTggtgtcttggccttgaaccCATTTCTGGTTGAGCAATTCAAGCGCGAACCAGTCGGTGATTTCCTCGCGAAGCATCTTCCTATGATCGCTGAGCCCCGGCCGTGGAAGAGCATGCATACTGGTGGCTTCCTCCAGAGCAAAGTCTCCCTGGTCCGTGTCAAGTCAGGAGACGACGAGCAAAAGCTATACACCAAGGCAGCCATCCAGCGAGGCGACATGGACCAAGTATTCAAGGGATTGGACGTGCTAGGAAAGACCCCCTGGAGGATCAACGACAAGCTCCTGGATGTCATGGTGGAGGCATGGAACACAGGCGATGAGATTGCCAACATACCGGCGCTTAACCCCGTACTGGAGGCTCCCCCTGAGCCAGAGACACCCGATCCCCTTGTTAGACGTACTTGGATGCGCGCTCTCAAGTCGGTCGAAAACACCCGGTCCGCTCTTCATTCCCAGAGATGTTACATGAACCTCCAGCTCGAGATTGCAAGGGCCTTCCGCAAGCAGGTCATCTACTTTCCCCACAACGTCGACTACCGAGGTCGTGCTTATCCTCTTCCGACATATCTTAACCATATGGGAGCCGACCACATGCGATCTCTCCTCAAGTTTGCAAACGGCAAGGAGCTCGGTGAGACTGGCCTCAGGTGGTTGAAGATTCACATGGCGAATGTTTACGGATTCGACAAGGCCAGCTTTGACGAGCGAGAGGCCTTTGCTACAGACAATCTTGACAAGATCATCGAGTCGGCCACAAACCCGCTCCACGGGAGTCGATGGTGGCTGAAGGGCGAGGACCCTTGGCAATGTCTGGCTGCTTGCTTCGAACTGAAGGCCGCTCACGATCTCCCCGATCCTACAAAGTTTGTGTCAAACCTACCGGTCCATCAAGACGGCACCTGCAACGGTCTCCAGCACTATGCGGCCCTGGGTGGTGATACGTGGGGTGCTCAACAAGTCAACCTCATGCCAGGCAGCCGGCCGGCCGATGTCTATTCGGCTGTCGCCAATCTGGTCAGGGAGTCGATTGGCAAGGAAGCTGAGAAAAAGGAGCCTCTTGGGGAGATTTGCAAGGACAAGATCACCCGCAAGGTTGTGAAGCAAACTGTCATGACCAACGTTTACGGAGTCACGTTTGAAGGCGCTAAGAAGCAGGTCGCCAGACAAATCGATGCCCTATATCCTGACCTCCACAAGGAGACTGGGATCCCTCATCTCGTCGTGGCAACATACATTGCCAAGCACATCTTTATGGCCCTGGCAACCATGTTCCGTGGTGCTCATGACATTCAGTACTGGCTTGGTGAATGTGGTGGTCGAGTATGCCGAGCCCTTACTCCGGCTCAGCTTGACCAGATTGCGGAAGAGTATCAGAACCCTTCCGACAAGCCAAAGGCGAAGAAGGCAGCCAAGAATCAACTCGAGGAGCTGACCGCCCAGTTTCGATCCACCGTCGTGTGGACCACGCCCCTGCGCATGCCAGTTGCGCAGCCATACCGCAAGTCGACCATGAAGGAAATCCGCACTTGTCTGCAGTCCATCTCATACCCGGCCTTTGACCAGACGGACCCCGTGAACCGGAGGAAGCAACTTCAGGGATTCCCCCCCAACTTCATCCACTCGCTGGATGCCAGCCACATGCTGCTCTCGGCGCTCAAGTGCGATGAGCTGGGCCTCAACTTTGCCGCCGTCCACGACTCGTTCTGGACCCATGCTGCAGACGTGGACGTTATGAACACGGTTCTACGGGACGCTTTCATCCGAATTCACGAGGAGGACGTTGTCGGCCGCCTGGCCACCGAGTTCAAGGCAAGGTACAGGGGCGCGCTGTATCTGGCCAATATCGACGCCGACAGCCCCGtcgccaagaagatcaaggagctACGGAAGAACGGCAGGATGAACTACAAGGAGGAGCTATTGCTTGAGCACAAGCGCAacacccttcttctttctggCAATCCTTGGGATGTGGAGGCTGCCCGCAAAATTGTCACGCCTGCTTCAGTATATGAGGAGATGGCTGCAGCCGAGGTCGACGTCGAGATTCAGAAAGAAACCCAAGAGATTGGGGGCCTCGGGGATATTCCCGAGGGCGAAGTCAGCGCACTCGATGAAGCTACAGAAGAGTTGGAAGTGAGCACTCTCGGCAACAACTTTGCCCAAGCGCTCATGGACAACCTTTCAACCACGGCATTCGAGCATCAAATCGTCACGCCAAAGAAGCACACGACGCAAACAGTCAAGAAGGTCATTCCTGTCTGGCTTCCGCTCAAGTTCCCTGAACTTCCCCAGAAG GGCGACTTTGACGTGGCGCAGTTGCGAGACAGCAAGTACTTTTTCTCTTGA